The genomic stretch GTCGGCGTTTCCACGATGCCGAGATCGATCGGCGTATTGTCGACGCTGAGCGCGCCCGGTTCGACCAGCTTGTTGTCCTTGTAGAGATCGCGCAGATACTGGGCGTGCCACTTCGCCGGCAGATTGGTCACGTCGCCATTCCAGTGCAGCAGGTCGAAGGCCGGATAATCCTCGCCCAGCAGGTAGTTGTTGACGACGTAATTCCAGATCAGATCGGTGCCGCGCAGCAGGTTGAAGGTCGCCGCCATGTAGCGCCCGTCGAGATAGCCGTCCGCGCTCATCGCCTTGACCATGCCCAGCTGCTGGTCGTCGACGAAGTTGAGCAGTTCGCCCGCCTTCTCGAAATCGACCTGCGCGGTGAAGAAGGTGGCGCTCTTTACCTTGTCCTGTTCGCCGCGGCGGTGCAGCAGCGACAACGTGGCGGCGAGCGTGGTCCCCGCGACGCAATAGCCGATCGCATGGACGGCCGTCACGTCCAGCCGCTCGCGGATGTGGTCGATCGCATCGATCTGGGCGCGCACGTAGTCGTCCCACATGACGTCCTTCATGCTCGCGTCGGCCGATTTCCAGCTGACCATGAACACGGTTACGCCGTGATCGACCGCCCATTTGACAAAGCTCTTCTTCGCATTGAGGTCGAGGATGTAGAAACGGTTGATCCAGGGCGGGAAGATCACCAGCGGAATCGCCAGCACTTCGTCGGTGGAGGGCGAATACTGGATCAGCTGGTAGAGCGGCGTTTCGTGCACCACCTTGCCCGGAGTCACGGCGATGTTCTCGCCCAGCGTGAAGGCGCTGGCATCGGTATGGGATAGCTGGCCGCGCCTGAGATCGTTGAGCAGGTGCTCCATGCCCTTGACCAGATTGTCGCCGCGACTTTCCAGCGTCCGCTCCATCACCACCGGATTGAGCAGCGGGAAATTCGCCGGACTGGCGGCTTCGGTGATGGCCTTGGTGGTGAAGCGTAGCTGCTCGCGTTTGTCCTCGCTAAGCCCATCCATCTGGTCGACCATGTCGGCAACGCGCTGGCCGAGGAACAGATAGGTCTGGTGAATCAGCGCGAAGGCGGGATGCGCGCGCCACCTTGGATCGGCGAAGCGGCGATCCTTCAGCGGCATCTCGGGATCGTCGGCCGGGATGCCGGCCATTTCGCCCAGCCCGTATTGCCCCAGCACCTGCTGCCACAGCTGTATGCCTTCCTGCATCAGCTGCTGCTGCTGCGCCGGATCGGCGATCGGCATCTGGCGGAACCAGTCCTGCGCGAGGCTCTGCCAGCGGGTTGGATCGAAATAAGGTGCCATGGCCTGCGGATTGGCCAGCTGTTCGGCCTGGTACTGCATCCACATGGTCTGCAGCTTCGTGCCGACCTCGGCCCAGTGCTGCGCGTCTTCCGGCTTCATCGGCGTATCGCCCAATGCTCCGCCCGCCATCGCGCCCTGGAACGGCGCAAACATCATCCGCGCCAGCTTGGCCGGGGCTTCGTACATGTTGGTGAAGGGATCGGGGCCGGTCTCGGTCATTGTCGCTCCTG from Qipengyuania profundimaris encodes the following:
- a CDS encoding PHA/PHB synthase family protein, coding for MTETGPDPFTNMYEAPAKLARMMFAPFQGAMAGGALGDTPMKPEDAQHWAEVGTKLQTMWMQYQAEQLANPQAMAPYFDPTRWQSLAQDWFRQMPIADPAQQQQLMQEGIQLWQQVLGQYGLGEMAGIPADDPEMPLKDRRFADPRWRAHPAFALIHQTYLFLGQRVADMVDQMDGLSEDKREQLRFTTKAITEAASPANFPLLNPVVMERTLESRGDNLVKGMEHLLNDLRRGQLSHTDASAFTLGENIAVTPGKVVHETPLYQLIQYSPSTDEVLAIPLVIFPPWINRFYILDLNAKKSFVKWAVDHGVTVFMVSWKSADASMKDVMWDDYVRAQIDAIDHIRERLDVTAVHAIGYCVAGTTLAATLSLLHRRGEQDKVKSATFFTAQVDFEKAGELLNFVDDQQLGMVKAMSADGYLDGRYMAATFNLLRGTDLIWNYVVNNYLLGEDYPAFDLLHWNGDVTNLPAKWHAQYLRDLYKDNKLVEPGALSVDNTPIDLGIVETPTYVQAGKEDHIAPAESVWKITDHFKGPIKFVLAGSGHIAGVVNPPDAGKYQYWLNDGEPRSLAEFREGAVEHPGSWWPDWIDWLREQDGETVPAKGKRKPGSKGDKVIEDAPGRYVATR